In Arachis hypogaea cultivar Tifrunner chromosome 2, arahy.Tifrunner.gnm2.J5K5, whole genome shotgun sequence, a genomic segment contains:
- the LOC112749889 gene encoding BAHD acyltransferase DCR has protein sequence MPSSSTSIISKCTIYPDQKSTLKPLHLSVSDLPMLSCHYIQKGVLLSSPPQPFQDLIDSLKLSLSTTLSLFPALAGRFSTDSAGHVHIVCNDAGVDFIHANAKHLTLATLLSPPANFPDVHPSFKEFFAYDMTISYSGHHLPLAAVQVTELADGVFVGITANHAVTDGTSFWHFFNTFAAVTKAAGSGAKKKIASYPDFTRDTVFNSAVVLPVPAGGPTVTFAADDPLRERVFHFSREDIQRLKKQANSNRHNNDGWKTAGVNGNGNCNGNGMVAAVNVRNNDEISSFQSLSAQLWRSVTRARKLDASKTSTFRMAVNCRHRLEPKMDPFYFGNAIQSIPTVATVGDIVSNEVGFCAELLHRNVIAHDDSTVRRGIEDWEKAPRLFPLGNFDGAMITMGSSPRFPMYDNDFGWGKPLAIRSGKANKFDGKISAFPGREGNGSVDLEVVLAPETMAGLENDMEFMQYVTSFE, from the coding sequence ATGCCTTCTTCATCCACAAGCATAATTTCAAAATGCACAATTTATCCAGACCAAAAATCCACCCTCAAACCCTTACACCTCTCTGTCTCTGACCTCCCCATGCTTTCTTGCCACTACATCCAAAAGGGAGTCCTCCTCTCTTCTCCTCCTCAACCCTTTCAAGACCTCATCGACTCCCTCAAGCTCTCTCTCTCCACCACACTCTCTCTCTTCCCCGCCCTCGCCGGCCGCTTCTCCACCGACTCCGCCGGCCATGTTCACATCGTTTGCAACGACGCCGGAGTTGATTTCATCCACGCCAATGCCAAGCATCTCACCCTCGCCACCCTCCTCTCGCCGCCAGCCAATTTTCCCGATGTCCATCCTTCCTTCAAGGAGTTCTTTGCTTACGATATGACTATTTCTTACTCTGGCCACCACCTTCCCCTCGCCGCCGTCCAGGTCACCGAGCTTGCCGATGGCGTCTTCGTCGGCATCACCGCCAACCACGCTGTCACCGACGGTACCTCCTTCTGGCACTTCTTCAACACATTCGCCGCCGTCACCAAGGCTGCCGGCTCCGGCGCCAAAAAGAAGATAGCCAGCTACCCGGACTTCACTCGCGACACCGTCTTCAACTCCGCCGTCGTCCTCCCCGTCCCAGCCGGCGGTCCCACCGTGACGTTCGCCGCCGACGACCCTCTCCGGGAGCGAGTCTTTCACTTCTCCAGGGAAGACATCCAGAGACTGAAAAAGCAAGCTAACAGTAACCGCCACAACAACGACGGTTGGAAAACCGCTGGAGTTAACGGTAACGGAAACTGTAATGGAAACGGGATGGTAGCGGCTGTTAATGTGAGGAACAACGACGAGATCTCGTCGTTTCAATCTTTATCTGCTCAGCTTTGGCGATCCGTGACACGTGCCAGGAAATTAGACGCTTCGAAAACGTCGACGTTTAGGATGGCCGTTAATTGCCGTCACCGTTTGGAACCAAAGATGGATCCGTTTTACTTTGGGAACGCGATTCAGAGCATCCCAACGGTCGCAACGGTTGGGGATATTGTTTCCAACGAGGTCGGCTTTTGCGCCGAACTGCTGCACCGTAACGTGATCGCGCACGATGATTCTACGGTGCGGCGTGGCATAGAAGACTGGGAAAAGGCCCCGAGACTGTTCCCTCTCGGTAACTTTGACGGAGCCATGATTACTATGGGGAGTTCGCCGCGTTTTCCAATGTACGACAATGATTTCGGGTGGGGAAAGCCGTTGGCGATTCGGAGTGGGAAGGCAAACAAGTTCGACGGCAAGATCTCGGCGTTTCCCGGTAGGGAAGGAAACGGCAGCGTTGATCTTGAAGTCGTTTTGGCACCAGAAACGATGGCGGGACTTGAAAACGACATGGAATTTATGCAGTACGTGACGTCATTCGAATAA